TTCCAGTTCAATTCTTTTCAATTCTTCTTTTTGTTCAAAATAATCTACTGTAATTTGAAGCATAAAAGCTGTTAATACATATCTTATTGCCATTGTAAATTGTCTTATAAAATATAAAGTGCCTAGTGTGCTAATCTCTCTTCCTTTAATTTCTAATACAAACAACTCCAACTTTGCATTCACATATGCGGCTAAAATGGTAATCAAAATCAAACAAAAAGTATAGATAAAATATCGTTTCGCACCAAATAAAGTAGGATATAAGTACAGAAGGTTGAAGTAAACTAAGATCATCATCACAGCGGTCTTAGAAAAAAGATAAAATATGAAGTATATCTTATCCACATGATACAGCTCACTCTGATCAAAACAAAGTGAAATCATTAAAATCATCCATAGAATGATGTGGAAAAAATACTTCCTTGTAAAATCAAATCTGATTGCCATAGCTCAAAAGTAAGCCAATAATTATAAACAATTTGGTTATTCGTCTCAATTATTTGCAGTTTGTCGCATAAACAGATTTAAATGCAACTTTGCATCCTTTTTGGGCGTCATTAATGGAGAACGAAATATATTATTGATACTTCAAACAGTAATTTTATGTTCCTTCTTTTTAAAAAATATAAATAAATGTACTATGCTTAATTTAAAATTTAAAACCCTATTGCTAAGCTTATATTGTATATCGGCTTTTACTGCTAACGCACAAATATCTACAAAAGAACTTCAAACTTTTCTTGAAAGCGAAATAGTCAACAAAAGAACTAAAGGAATTGTTGTCGGTATTATTGATGCAAATGGAGGAAAACAAATTATTAGCGCTGGAAAACTAAGCGACAATAACTCAAAAAAACCTGACGGAAACACACTGTTTGAAATTGCTTCGGTAACTAAGCTCTTTACTACTTTAGCACTAGCAGATTATGCCAACAAAAACGAAGTCAGTTTGAAAGATGGTATCTCTAATTATTTGCCAAAAAAAGTTAAAACTCCCGTTTTCGATAATCAAGAAATTACTTTATTGCATTTGGCAAGTCATACTTCTGGCCTTCCAAGATTTCCTTTTAATCAATTTCCGAACAATCCAGTAGATAACTATTCTGTCGAAGATTTATATTATTACTTATCGGAGTTTAAACCAAACAAAGCGTTTGGGACAGCTTTTAAATACTCAAATACTGGAATGGGATTAATTGGTCATATTCTTTCTTTACAAGCCAAACAGCCTTTTGATGCTATTGTTAATGAAACAATTTGTAAAAAGTTAAAACTTAACAATACTACTTTTTCTCCTACTAATCAACAAAAACTAAATATAGCCAGCGGACATTTACCTTATGGACAAAAAACAGCACACTATCATGAAAGCGAAGGCATGAAAGGTGCAGGTGGATTATACTCTTCGGTAAATGATTTACTAAAATTTGCAGCCTTGGGCCTAGATCTTGAACAGAATGAATTATCATCAGCCATGCAATTGACTCAAACTAAAGTGGGTAATTTGGGCTATGAAATGGGTTATGATGCCGAAATACTTTATGACTATGGTATGGGGTGGAATATTTGGACTAAAAATGGCAGAACCATTCATTGGAAAGATGGTACTAGCTTTGGATTTCGGTCATTTATATGTTTAGACAGAGAAAAGAAAAAAGGTGTAGTGATTTTATCTAACAGCTTCAATCCTATTAACGATATTGGTTTGCATTTAATTGATGCCACATATCAATTAAAGCCATATAAATACCAATGGGGTTTGATTGATTCATTAAAAAAAACTTATACCAAGGCTGGTATTGATCGGACAATTGATAAGTATCTGGACTTAAAAAAAAGTGCAAATAAAGAAATTATCTTTCATGAAGAAGTCTTATACTATCTCGCAAAAGAATTATCGCTAATGAAAAAAAATGACCACGCTATAAAGCTGCATCAATTAAATATTGATGAATACCCAAAATCTTCTATGCCCTTAGAAAGTATGGGTAATTTATATTTTGAAATGGGAAATAAAACAAAAGCCTTAGAATATTATACTAAAGCACTTGTTATAGAGCCAAAAAATCTGCATTTTCAATGGGTTATTGATCAATTGAAAAAATAAGAAAACGATGAAAATAGTATTAAATAACAAGACAATTAAGGGAATTGCCGTTGGGGGAATGAAAGTATTATCTTTTATTTTATTGACCTTTTCATGCTTTGCTCAGATTAAAAATATCACAACTATAAAAGGCAATAAGATACTTGTAAAGGACTTAGACAAATTTATCATTTCGCAATTGGATAGCTTGAAGGTTCCAGCCATTTCATTGGCAATAATTAATAAAGGTAGACTTGTACATTACAAAAACTATGGTGTAAAAAATCTTGACACCAAAGAAGCTGTAAATCAGAAAACGATTTTTGAGCTTTGCTCCGTTTCCAAACCCGTATTTGCTTATTTTGCATTAAAGCAAGCAGAGAAAGGAATTTTGGACTTAGACAAACCCCTTTATGAGTATTATATTGATCCGAAAATTGACACTGCACATGGATTTTACAAACTCATCACAGCCAGAATGGTCTTAAATCACTGCTCAGGTTTTCCAAATTGGCGGGAAAATGAAGACTTTAAGAACACTTTATTTTTCAAAAATAAACCAGGAATGACATATGGCTATTCTGGTGAAGGTTATCAATATTTAGCAAGGGTTTTAGGAAAAATTCTAAATAAATCAGACGTAGAACTGAATGATTACTTTCAAGAAGAAGTTGTAAAACCATTAAAAGTGAAAAGCATGAATTTTACTTGGGATAATAAACTACGACCCTTTAAAGCTTATTCGCATAGGAAAGGGAAACCTACGGATAATGGGTCGCAAGGGCCACCTGATTGGTTTGGTTCAGCAGGTAGCCTACATTCTAATGCGGGAGACTACGCTTTGTTCCTTCTTTCTCTCATGAATAAAAACACACCAATTAATCATCAACTTATAAAATTAAATACAGATCTTCCAAAAGAACCTGACGGACTATTTCGCAGTTTTGGCTTTCCTTATAAAATGGCAGATGGTAAAGTACGCTACTATCATTCGGGCAATAACAGTGACGCTCAATCTTACTGTCATTTTTATAAAGAAGAGAAAATGGGATTAGTCATGTTTGTCAATAGTGACAATTTCTTTAAGTCAGGACTTGCTCAGAAGGTGTTGGTATTTTTGGAAGAAGAGTTTACGTATTAAACCCACATTTTGTAACCCAAACTCATTCATCAACGTATTTAAATAAGAGAATTAAAAAAGGTTTTAACAAAAATAAAATAGTCTGTAAAAATGGAAATTAAAGTAATTAGAACAATGACAAATACTAGGATTACTAAATGTATTCTGTTTGAAAAAAAACTATGGATCGCCTGTACGATGATCTTATATATAACCAACTTAATTTTTGCAAACAATCCAAAAATCATTTCTAAAAATGTGAAATTTACAAGTGAAGGAGTCACGTTGTCAGGTACGATTATAAAACCTAAAAATCCAGTGGCAGCACTTGTTATAGTTCATGGGTCTGGACAAGAAAAAAGAATGATGGAATTTGCGACGAATTTGTCTCACAATGGTTTTGCTGTACTAACCTATGATAAACGAGGAGTTGGCGAATCCGGTGGCGTATATGCTGGCCCTGAAGTAGGCACAAATAATGTTGATTCAACAAATCTCAATCTCTTGGCTTTGGATGCGAGTGCAGCCACAAACACATTGATGGCTGATATTGCTACCAAGCATATAAAAATGGGACTTATCGGTTGTAGTCAGGCAGGTTGGGTCATACCTCTGACAGCTCAAAAAAATGAAAATGTCAATTTTATGGTTATATTCAGTGGTCCACTTATCACGGTCAAAGAACAATTGAGATTTCAATTTTACACAAACAATGACGACAATTTCTGGGAGACACATACAGAAGATGATGCAAGATTTCATATAGCCAATGATGAGGATAGATATCAATTCATTGATGTTGACCCTCGTGTTGCACTTTCTACATTGGCCATACCATGCTTATGGATTTATGGACAAAAAGATATTCAAGTTCCTGTGAACCTATCTATTGAGCGCCTTGAAATTCTAAAATTAAAGAACAACCGATACCATCATCAGTTATATCCTGATCTAGGCCATAATACTGCTTTCACCGATTCTACGGAGCCAGTTGAAAA
The sequence above is drawn from the Saprospiraceae bacterium genome and encodes:
- a CDS encoding alpha/beta hydrolase, producing the protein MTNTRITKCILFEKKLWIACTMILYITNLIFANNPKIISKNVKFTSEGVTLSGTIIKPKNPVAALVIVHGSGQEKRMMEFATNLSHNGFAVLTYDKRGVGESGGVYAGPEVGTNNVDSTNLNLLALDASAATNTLMADIATKHIKMGLIGCSQAGWVIPLTAQKNENVNFMVIFSGPLITVKEQLRFQFYTNNDDNFWETHTEDDARFHIANDEDRYQFIDVDPRVALSTLAIPCLWIYGQKDIQVPVNLSIERLEILKLKNNRYHHQLYPDLGHNTAFTDSTEPVENAVKWIRSMISSMQNKK
- a CDS encoding beta-lactamase family protein, which translates into the protein MKIVLNNKTIKGIAVGGMKVLSFILLTFSCFAQIKNITTIKGNKILVKDLDKFIISQLDSLKVPAISLAIINKGRLVHYKNYGVKNLDTKEAVNQKTIFELCSVSKPVFAYFALKQAEKGILDLDKPLYEYYIDPKIDTAHGFYKLITARMVLNHCSGFPNWRENEDFKNTLFFKNKPGMTYGYSGEGYQYLARVLGKILNKSDVELNDYFQEEVVKPLKVKSMNFTWDNKLRPFKAYSHRKGKPTDNGSQGPPDWFGSAGSLHSNAGDYALFLLSLMNKNTPINHQLIKLNTDLPKEPDGLFRSFGFPYKMADGKVRYYHSGNNSDAQSYCHFYKEEKMGLVMFVNSDNFFKSGLAQKVLVFLEEEFTY
- a CDS encoding serine hydrolase; this encodes MLNLKFKTLLLSLYCISAFTANAQISTKELQTFLESEIVNKRTKGIVVGIIDANGGKQIISAGKLSDNNSKKPDGNTLFEIASVTKLFTTLALADYANKNEVSLKDGISNYLPKKVKTPVFDNQEITLLHLASHTSGLPRFPFNQFPNNPVDNYSVEDLYYYLSEFKPNKAFGTAFKYSNTGMGLIGHILSLQAKQPFDAIVNETICKKLKLNNTTFSPTNQQKLNIASGHLPYGQKTAHYHESEGMKGAGGLYSSVNDLLKFAALGLDLEQNELSSAMQLTQTKVGNLGYEMGYDAEILYDYGMGWNIWTKNGRTIHWKDGTSFGFRSFICLDREKKKGVVILSNSFNPINDIGLHLIDATYQLKPYKYQWGLIDSLKKTYTKAGIDRTIDKYLDLKKSANKEIIFHEEVLYYLAKELSLMKKNDHAIKLHQLNIDEYPKSSMPLESMGNLYFEMGNKTKALEYYTKALVIEPKNLHFQWVIDQLKK